One genomic region from Cygnus olor isolate bCygOlo1 chromosome 29, bCygOlo1.pri.v2, whole genome shotgun sequence encodes:
- the RDH5 gene encoding retinol dehydrogenase 5, giving the protein MWPYLLLAVLAWALGWLVRDRRRLPCVQDKHVFITGCDSGFGNLLARRLARRGYRVLAACLTPQGAEGLQRGCAGHLRTTLLDVTRSDSVRRAAEWVREEVGEKGLFGLVNNAGVANPIGPTEWMRIEDYRQVMAVNTFGAIEVTLALLPLLKRARGRVVNTSSVLGRLSANGGGYCLSKYCIEAFSDSLRRDMRHFGVKVSIVEPGFFRTAVTDLGGIEAALRRLWERLGPETQLSYGEDFFHKYLKVQRLIMNVICDADLGKVTACMEHALGARHPRTRYSAGWDAKLLWLPASYLPACVVDLALALILPKPAHCHC; this is encoded by the exons atGTGGCCGTACCTCTTGCTGGCGGTGCTGGCCTGGGCGCTGGGCTGGCTGGTGCGGGACCGGCGGCGGCTGCCATGCGTGCAGGACAAGCACGTCTTCATCACCGGCTGCGACAGCGGCTTCGGCAACCTGCTGGCGCGGCGGCTGGCCCGGCGCGGCTACCGCGTGCTGGCCGCCTGCCTGACCCCCCAGGGGGCCgaggggctgcagcggggctgcgCCGGGCACCTCCGCACCACCCTGCTGGACGTCACCCGCTCCGACAGCGTCCGCCGCGCTGCCGAGTGGGTGCGGGAGGAGGTGGGCGAGAAag ggcTCTTCGGGCTGGTGAACAACGCAGGGGTGGCCAACCCCATCGGCCCCACGGAGTGGATGCGGATCGAGGACTACCGGCAGGTGATGGCCGTCAACACCTTCGGGGCCATCGAGGTGACGCTggcgctgctgccgctgctgaagcgggcgcggggccgcgtGGTGAACACCTCCAGCGTGCTCGGCCGCCTCTCCGCCAACGGCGGCGGCTACTGCCTCTCCAAGTACTGCATCGAGGCCTTCTCCGACAGCCTGCG GCGCGACATGCGGCACTTCGGGGTGAAGGTGAGCATCGTGGAGCCCGGCTTCTTCAGGACAGCCGTCACCGACCTGGGGGGCATCGAGGCGGCCCTGCGGCGGCTCTGGGAACGCCTGGGCCCGGAGACGCAGCTCAGCTACGGCGAGGATTTCTTCCACAAGt ATCTGAAGGTGCAGCGGCTCATCATGAACGTCATCTGCGACGCGGACCTGGGCAAGGTGACTGCCTGCATGGAGCACGCCCTGGGCGCCCGGCACCCGCGCACCCGCTACAGCGCGGGCTGGGACGCCAAGCTGCTCTGGCTGCCTGCCTCCTACCTGCCCGCCTGCGTCGTCGACTTGGCCCTGGCCCTCATCCTGCCCAAGCCGGCGCACTGCCACTGCtag
- the BLOC1S1 gene encoding biogenesis of lysosome-related organelles complex 1 subunit 1 yields the protein MLSRLLREHQARQGERRELQERRRREAIAAATRLTEALVDHLNVGVAQAYVNQRKLDQEVKTLQAQAAQFAKQTGQWITMVENFNQALKEIGDVENWARSIELDMRTIATALEYVYKGQLQPACS from the exons ATGCTGTCCCGGCTGCTGCGGGAGCACCAGGCGCGGCAGGGCGAGCGGCGCGAGCTGCAGG AGCGGCGCCGCAGGGAGGCGATCGCCGCCGCCACGCGCCTGACCGAGGCCCTGGTGGATCACCTGAACGTGGG GGTGGCCCAGGCCTACGTCAACCAGCGCAAGCTGGACCAGGAGGTGAAGACGCTGCAGGCGCAGGCGGCGCAGTTCGCCAAGCAGACGGGGCAGTGGATCACCATGGTGGAGAACTTCAACCAGGCCCTCAAG gaGATCGGCGACGTGGAGAACTGGGCGCGCAGCATCGAGCTGGACATGCGCACCATCGCCACGGCGCTGGAGTACGTCTACaaggggcagctgcagcccgcCTGCTCCTGA